In Brachybacterium saurashtrense, the genomic stretch CGTGTCGTAGACGTCGTGCATCGCGAGCGTCACCGCGGCGTCCCGTCGCAGCTGCGCGACGCCCATCCGTGCACGGTCCACGATCGTGAAGCCGAGGTCCGCGATCCTCACGGATGTGAGCAGCGGAGAGGGATCCCGCGGCTTGACCTCCACCGCGACGACGGTCTCGCCGGGCCAGTGCGCCGCGTAGAGCTCGAGGGCATGCAGGCTCTTGGTGGACAGGACCACTCTCGAGGTGTCGAGCTGTACGGCATCGAGCTGCACGACGACGAGGCGATCTCGGGGCATCAGGACCTCCTCGGCGTCACGGACGGGATCTCGAGCGCGGCGAGGGTCGCGGCCCATGCCTCCCAGGTGAGGCGGTGCCGTGCATGAGCGGTGGCGGCGCGGGAACGGGCGACGAGCTCCGCCGGGCTCACGTGGGCGAGGATCCTGACGGCGTCGGGCACGATATCCGCAGCGGACACGAGCCACCCGCTGTCCTCTGTCACGAGGTTCCGGACCCCGCCCACGTCGGCGGCGAGCACGGGCAGGCCGTGGTGGAGCGCATCGGTGATGACCACCCCGGAGGCGTTCGCCCGCGAAGGGTCCAGGAGCACGTCGCTGCGGGCGTACAGGGCCGAGAGCTCATCCGGGTCGAGCCGGCCCACGAGCCGGGCGAGGTGCCCGGCCTCGGCGGGGGCATCCCCGACCACGACCAGCTCGATCTCTCGCAGCTCGCGGAGCCGGGCCGCGATCGCGAGCGCCGCCGCACCGTTCTTCCTCTCCCAGTCGCTCGCGACCAGCAGAAGTCGGAGCGGGCCGCCCTCTGCGCGGCGGGGGCGGGGAGAAGCAGCGGGCGCGATCGCCGGGCCGAAGGGGGCCACGGTGATCCGCTCGGGAGTGATGCGCACATCGTCGATCAGGGAGGTGCGCGCCCAGTCGCTGGTCACCACGAAATGTGCGGTCCCCCGGGCCGCGCGCCGCTCGACCCACCGCCCCTGGAACCCGCCCAGGGGGCCGAGACCCGAGAACATCGGGTAGAAGTCGCGGACCAGGTCGAAGGTAGCGTCGGTGACCTGGATCGTGGGGACGCCCAGCGGGCGCACCAGATCGGTCGACGAGGCGAGTGCGACCACCGCGTCGATCCTCGCCCGTCGCGCCGTGGCGGCGAGGGCTGCCGAGCGCCGACGTGCCGTAGCGATCGAGTGGGCGGGCAGCACGGGCCGGGAGGAGAGCCGCGCCTGAGCCCGGTCCACCAGGGCATCGCGCGGCATCGCCGGAGACAGCGGGGTGAGGTCCAGAGAGGCCCGGAGGGCCCGTGCGGCAGGCTGGATCACCCCGGACCAGGCCGAGGGGTCGTCGAGGTCCCAGCTGCTGTACAGGCCCGTGCTCATGTGATCGAGACGCATGGTGCTCGTCGACCTCCTCCCCCTCGTCCTCTGCATCCTACGGAGCGTCGGACGGCTGCAGGGCCCGTCCGCCCTGGACGGACCGGCCGGCTCCGTAGGATGCGCACATGGGGTCAGGACGTGCACAGGGCGCCGGGCGACGCGGCGATGGCTCGCGCCCCACGGTGCTGGGCCTCTTCGACTGGACGCCTCCGACCGACGGATCCGCTCGGCTGCGCGATCCCGAGACCCCGCTCCCGTACCGCGCCGATCTCCTCCCCAGCGTCTCCGGCCTCGGTCTCGAGGTGTTGAGCCCCGCGCGCGGCCGGGTGCACCGCAAGTTGCGCGACGTGGTGGAGCACCGCAGCGGCGTCGCCGTCGACCTCGCCCTTCGGGGACTCCCTCGGGCGCGCACCGCCGCGGCAGTTCTCGCCTTCCTGGAGCCGCAGCTGGCTGCGCTCGCCTGGCTGCGCCGGCGCAGAGCCTCGCCTTATGCCCGGATCCCGGCCGTGGGCATCTCCTGCTGGTGGGCGGAGGAGCTCGTCGCCGGAACGCGGGATCCCCGGCAGGTCAGGGAGGTCGTCGCAGGGCTCGACCGCCTGTTCGTGCTGAGCTCGAACCAGCACGAGATCTTCGAGCGGGCCGGAGTGCCCGGGGAGAAGGTCGTCCCGGTACTGTTCGGCGCCGACCATCGCCATTTCACCCCAGTCTCCGCGGCCGAACGCTACGACGTGCTCGCCGTGGGCGTTGATCGGGGACGGGACTGGGAGACTCTGCTCGAGGCCGCCCGGCGGATCCCTCATCGGCGCGTCGATATCATCACCGGGACGGGCAGGATCCCGGCCGACGAGGTTCCCGCGAACGTCACCGTCCATCCGCCGACAGGCTTCGCGGCCTATCGCGCCGCCCTGCAGGCCGCGCGGCTCGTGGTGGTCCCCTCCCTCGACCTCGCGTATCCGACCGGGCAGAGCGTGATGCTCGAGGCCATGGCCTGCGGCCGGTGCGTCGTCGTCACCGCCACTCGCGCGATGGCCGAGTACATCGGCGACGGGACCGCGGTCCTCTCGACGCCGCCCGGCGATCCCGGCGCTCTCGCTGTGGTGATCGACGAGATGCTGAGCGACGACGCCGGGCGGGCCGCGGTGGGGCTCATGGCCCGCGAGGCCGTGGAACGGCGTTTCACCTTCGAGGGGATGTGGACCCGGATCGGCGAGGAGCTCACCGCGCTCCTGTGAGCCGTGTTGGGTCGCCGCCGGATCCTCCTCGGAGCGGGATCAGGGGGTCTTGGGCCGCCGCAGCGCCGACGCGCGGCGTGCGAGCCCGTGGGCCCCGACGCGCACCCGACGGGCGATGCGGACGGCGCCCGGCGCGCGTGAGCGCAATCGCTCCAGCGCCGCGTACCGGTGCCGCAGATCGTTGGCCTCATCGACACGGAGGAAGAGCCGACGCCAGAACTCCTCGGCGTGCTTCTCGTAGAGTGGCAGGTTGTTGCGGAAGATCGTGGCGTGGGCCCGGATCAACGCTTCCCGCGATTCTCCCACCTCGGCGTTCACCGATCCCAGGTCGTGGCGTCGATAGTGGAAATACGTCCCGTCCAGGCGGATGACCCGCCGCCCGAGTCCCAGGATCCGCAGCACGAAGTCGTGGTCCTCGCGGCCCTCCCTCATCGTCTCGTCATATCCCCCCACGGCCAGCCAATCCTCTCGCCGATACAGCGCGGTCGAAAAGATCAGGTTGTCCAGCAGGATCATGCCGATGTCGAGATCGGGCAGTCGCCAGGGGCCCCCCACGTCGCCGAAGAAGTCGGCGCGGCAGTACACGATGCCCACCGAAGGATCCGCCTGGGCCGCGGCGACCGCCTCTGCGACGTACGGGGGATCGATGAGGTCGTCGTCGTCCAGCCGCATCACGTAGGTGGCGTCCGCGGCGTGCACCGCCGCATTCACGGACGCCCCGATGCCCCCGGGCCGATGGCGCAGGACCGTCAGCCCCTCCGCCTCGAAGGCGTCCAGGAGGCGCAGCAGAGAAGGGTCGGTGGAGCCGTCGTCGGAGATGATCAGTTCCAGGTGCGGATAGGTCTGGGCGCGAGCCGCCGCGACCGCCTCCTCGACGAAGCGATGCCGGTCGTGGGTCAGGATGATCAGAGCGACGCGCACCTCGCCGCCATCGCGCGGTGCGGGGGTCGCCGCCGATTGCAGCGTGCTCATGCGTCGAGAGTAGTCGTGGCCGAGGGGCAGTGGGAGCGAGGGGCGCGAGGACGGGCCGGTACTGTCTGACCCAAGAACGGGTCGGCGCGTCCGAGCGCGTCCCGGCCCAGCAGAAAGGGGGCGACATGCCGGTACGGCGACCGTGGGCGAACACCGCGGAGGACGTCGCGCAGCTGCGCGAGGTGTTCACGCTGGTCCCCTGGCGCATGCGATGGAGGGTGATCGGGCTCCTCGTCGCCGCGGCGGTGGCCGCCCTGCTGGATCTGCTCGCCGTCGCCTCCATGCTTCCGCTCACCCAGCTGCTGGCCACGCCGGACGCCTCCGGGGGTCGGATCGCGGCTCTCCTGGTCCCGTTGCTGGGGACCGACGACCGCGGAGCCCTCGTCCTCGCGCTCGCCCTGTTCGTCGCGGCGGCATTCGTCGTGAAGAACCTCTCGGTGGTGGTGATCCGCTGGTGGAGCCTCGGGATCACCCACCGGGCGTCCTCCGCGGTGCAGGCCGAGGTGCTGACCCGCTACATGGCCGCTCCGTACGTCTCCCACCGCAGGCGCTCCCGTGGCCGCATCATGCAGGTCCTCGCCGGGGCCGTCCCCGCCACCTTCAACGGCGTCCTGCTGGGGTACATCACCGTCACGGTCTACGGGGTCACCGTGCTGCTTCTGGCCGCCGCGCTCCTGGTGGCCGCGCCGCTCGCCTCTCTCGCCGCGATCGTGGTCTTCGGCGGTGCCGCATTGCTCGTCTCCGCCGTGCTGCGTCCGCGCTCCTTTCGCAACGGGCAGGAGATGCTCGCACTGGAGACGGAGTCGTGGCGGATCCTCGGGCCCGCCGTCGACGGCTTCCGCGATGCGCGAATCTTCCGGCGGGAGCGATACTTCACGGACGGCTACGACCGCAATCGGAGTGACGTCGCACACGTGGGGAGGCTCCGCGCGATCCTCTCGGAGCTGCCCAAGTACGTCCTCGAGATCGTCATGGTCCTCGGGATCTTCCTTGTGGCGCTGATCCTCTTCGCCTCGAACGACGACACCGCCGCCGCCATCGGCCTGCTGGCGATGTTCGCCGCGGCGAGTCTCCGCCTCGTCCCGTCGCTGAACACCGTGGTCGCGACGTACAACGCGATCGTCAGCTGCCGCCCCTCCCTCGCGATGCTCCGGGAAGAGCTCGAGGACCTGGCCCGGGACGACGATCTCGTGGCGCGCGCGAGCGCGGGGACCGAGGATCCCGCCCTGTTCCCCCGCGACGACATCGAGATCGACGAGCTCGGATTCCGCTACCCCGACGGGGTCGACGACGTGCTCCGCGACATCACGGTGACGATCCCGGTGGGTCGGACCGTCGCACTCGTCGGCGGGTCCGGGGCGGGGAAGACGACGTTCGCGGACATCCTCGCCGGACTCCTCACCGCGACCTCGGGCTCCGTCACCGTGGGCAGCGTAGACATCGCGGAGCACTCCCGCAGCTGGCTCTCGCACGTGGCGATGGTCTCCCAGAAGGTCCACCTCTGGGACGAGACCCTGCGGAACCTCATCACCTTCGGGCAGGCCGACGGCGAGGTCGACGAGGAGCATCTCGCGGACGTGGTCCGGCAGGCGCGCCTGCAGGAGTTCGTGGACGGCCTTCCCGACGGCCTCGCGACGCGGGCCGGGGAGAACGGCTCCCGCCTCTCCGGCGGGCAGGCGCAACGGATTGGGATCGCCCGGGCGCTGTACGCGCGCCCGCAGGTGCTCATCCTCGACGAGGCCACGAGCGCCTTGGACAACGAGACCGAGCACTACATCACCGAGACGATCGAGGAGCTGCGCGGGCAGATCACCGTCGTGGTCGTCGCGCACCGCTTGTCGACCGTGAAGCACGCCGACGAGATCCTGTACTTCGCGGATGGTCGACTGCGCTCCCGCGGCACGATGGCCCAGCTTCAGGCGACGGACCCGACCTTCGCACGCCTCGTCGAGCTCGGCTCCCTGGACTGAGCGGCTCAGCGGTCCGTTCGCCGATGGATGGCGTTGCGGACCACCTCGTGGGCGTGCTGTGCCCGGTGCCACCAGCGCCGGCCGCGGATCGGCGCGAGCAGCGTGCGCAACGCCTCCTGCTCGGCGTCGAACCTCCGCTGGAACTCCGCCGCCCGCGTCGTCGTGCTCATGTCGGTGCGGAACGGCGTGCGAATCAGGGCTGCCGGCGGCCGGCGCTGATTCGCGATCAGCCAGTCGTCACCGCCCCAGATCTGCAGCTCGTCGGGGATCGGGACGTAGTCGCTCCGTCGCAGGCACATGAACGTCCCGAAGCGGCGGGTGGGGGCGTCGTGCCGAGCGAGCCGGTGGCTGATGCGGCGGGATCCGTCGTCATGGAACGTCGACAGATCCGGACCCACGATCCCGAAGAGACCGCGGCGGAGGATCCGTGCGGCATGGGTGAGTGCTTCGTCGGCGAACTCGACGTCGTCGTTGACGATGGCGAGCAGCTCGCCGGTGGCCTCCCGTGCACCCAGGTTCCAGGCCGGATTGACGAAGATGTTCGTCTCCTGCTGGAGCACGCGGAGTTTCGGATCGGTGAACGGGAGCGGCTCGGGCGCGTTGTTGATGACGAGCACTTCTCGCACCAGCGGATGCCGGGCGCAGCGCAGCGCCACCCCCTGCAGCCCGTCGGCACGCTGGAGGGTGGGGATGATGACGGAGAACCCGGCGGCGGCCTGCATGGGACCAGAGTAGCCAGGGGTGCGCGAGCGAGGAGAGCCCGCGTTCGTCCCTGACCACCCCTTCCAAACCAGGCAAAACGGACATAAGGTACACCTCAGGTCGTCGCCGGAGAGGCGCGGCGACAGGAACGGAGCGGGTGCGCACCGTCGGGCGCGCACAGGAGCTGGGGCGGGTATGTCGCTGTCGGAAGATGCACTGCGCTGGGGGCGCACTGCGGTCGCGTCGGAGTCGGAGGTTCGCGCGGGGAGCGCGGCCACGCGCCTGCGCACCGTCCTGGTGGTGGTGCTCCTCCTCGCGGACGTCTGCGCGCTGCTGCTGGCGATGCTGGGCGCCTACGTGATCCGGCAGTCCCTGCTGGGCCCCGCGAGCGATCTCTCCGCCCACGTGCTGGACAGCGTGTGGATCATCGCGCTGGGCTGGCTGGTGGCGATCGCACTGTTCGGCGGGTACGACCCGCGCCTGGTCCCCGCCGGCACCGATCTGTACCGCAACCTGCTGCACGCCACTCTCGCCGCCGCCGGGATCGTGGGCACCATCGTGTTCCTCACCGGGACCGAGCTCTCCCGCGCCTACTTCCTCGCCTTCTTCCTGCTGGGCCCGCCGCTGCTGCTGCTGGTGCGGCTGGCGCTGCGGCGCTGGCTGAACGGGGCCCGCACCCGCGGCCTGTTCCGGGAGGGCGTGCTCGCCGTCGGCTCCCTCGCCCATGTGGACGGCATCGCCCGCACCCTGCAGCGGGAGCGCTGGCTCGGCTACGACGTGATCGGCGCCCTCACCCCGGCCGGCCGGCCCGGCACCCGCTCCCGGGCCGGCATCCCGGTGCTGGGCTCCGAGGAGGACGTGCTCCGGATCGCCGAGCTGGAGCGGCCCGGCGTGCTGCTGTTCGCCGCCGGCGCCTTCACCAGCGCGGAGGAGTTCCGTCGCACCGCATGGAAGCTCGAGCACAAGGACATCCGCGTGATCGTGGTGCCGGCCCTCTCCGAGATCGCCGCGGACCGCATCCGGATGCGTCCCGTGGCCGGGCTGCCGCTGGTGCACATGGATCTGCCCCGCTCCCGCGCGGCGCTGAAGTGGACCAAGCGAGCCTTCGACGTGGCCGCCTCCGCCGTGCTGCTGGTGCTCCTGGCACCCGTGCTGGCGGCGATCTCCCTGCGCATCCGCGCGGAGGACGGCGGCCCCGTGATCTTCCGGCAGAATCGGGTGGGCCGGGAGGGCGAGGGCTTCGAGATGCTGAAGTTCCGCACCATGGTCACCGACGCGGAGGCCGTGCAGGTCGAGATGGCCGAACGGGTGATGCAGGATCGCGGCAACGCGGTGATGTTCAAGATGCGCAACGACCCGCGCATCACGCCGCCGGGCCGGTTCCTGCGCCGGTACTCGCTGGACGAGCTGCCCCAGCTGTGGAACGTGCTGCGCGGGGACATGAGCCTGGTGGGCCCCCGCCCCGCGCTGCCGCGCGAGGTCGCCGCCTACGACGAGGACGCCCACCGTCGCCTCAGCGTGCGGCCGGGCATCACGGGGCTGTGGCAGGTCTCCGGGCGCAGTGATCTGGCCTGGGAGGACACGGTGCGCCTGGACCTGTACTACGTGGACAACTGGGCGTTCACCCAGGACCTGCAGATCCTGGTGCGCACCGTGCGGGCCGTGCTCGCCTCTTCTGGGGCGTACTGACCGCCCGCTCGCGGGCGCACCTGCCATAGCCGTTCCGCCCTGCACGTCGGCCCCGACGCCCGACTGCCCCGTTCAACGGGCGGCGGCCAGCAGCGGCGCGAGCTGTCCCAGCAGATCCTCGAGCCGTGCCGCGGTGGCGGCGGCGACCTCCGGCGGCCGACGATACGGATCCGGCACCTCCTGACCGCCCGGGTGGCGCGCCCGCGACCACTGCGCGATCACGTCCCGGTCCAGCCCGCCGTGCGCGGCGGCCAGCGCCGCGAGCTGCGGCACGTGGCCCAGCAGGCCGGAACGGCGGGCCGCCGCCGGATGCTCCTCCACCAGGAACCGGCGCTGCCGGGGAGACATCGTGAGGACGAGATCCGCGCCGAGGTCCGCCACCGTCACCTGGCGTGCCCGGAACCCCTCCGGGTCGCCGCCGCGACGTGCCAGCTCGGCGGCCATCTGCCGCTCCATCGGCTCACCCGCCAGGGCATGGATCCCGCGGCTGGCCACGGCGAGTCCCGGCACCTGCGCGCGCAGCAGCAGCTCCGCGAAGGGGGAGCGGCACACGTTGCCCGTGCACACGAACAGCACCGAGAGTCCGGGCGGCGAGGCGGGGGCGGCATCCGGGGAGGTCACCGGCCCAGCGTAGCCAGAGCACGTGACAGCAGGCGGTGACAACGCACCGTACCCGCCGGGCCGCCGCCTCCCGGCACGGACGTCAGGACGCGGGGGAGGGGCTCTCCGCGGCGGGCCGCTCGCCCGGCTGCTGGGCCTCCTGCAGCTGCTCGAGGATCTCCTCCACGAAGCCGATCACCTCGGAGCCTCCCGTCACGGGCCCGCCGGCCAGCAGCCCGTCGGCACCCAGCAGCACGGCGGACGGGGCGCTGCGCGCGCCGAGGGCGCCGCGGGCCACGGACTGCAGATCGTGCAGGGCGTGGTCGCCGATCCGCTGCACCGTGCGCTCGCGCCGATGGTCCAGCGGGGTGGCGAACACGAAATGCACGTCGAGCACCGGCGAGAGCGCCTCCAGCCACCCCGGGCCCTGATCGAGCACCCGCTCGCAGGGCCCGCATCCCTCGGAGACGAACACCAGCAGCGCCGCCCGGTGCGAGGCCAGCTGCCGGAGGGTGGAGAGCCGGCCGTCCACCCGCTGCACCACCGCGGCCGGGATCGCCGTGCGCTCGTAGTCCAGCAGCTCCTCGTTCCCGTCGCCCGGGCCGCTCTCCGGGGCGGAGCCGACCTCGGCCTCGACGATCGTGGCCGGCGCGGGGGCCGCCGTGCCGGAGCGCGCCCGGTCGGAGGGGGACGCCTCGGCAGGGGCCGTCTCCGGCACCGCACCGCCGAGGGTGAGGGCGGTGAGCACGACCGCGAGCAGCAGCGCCGCGCCCAGCCCCATCACCGTCAGCGGCGCCTGCACCAGCGCGGCCGTGAGCAGCCCGCTCGCCGCGGCGATCACCGTGAGCACGCCCAGGCCCACCAGCATCAGGTTCCGTCCCAGCGTGGTGCCGGAGACGGTGGGGGAGGCGAGGGTGCCGAAGCAGGAGCACTCCACCTGCTCCTCGAACCGGAGCGCCCGCGCGATGATCACCAGGTAGGTGACCAGCAGCAGCGCGATCACCACCGCCACCAGCACCTGCAGCGGCACGAAGGGGAACCACAGCCCGAGCGCCAGCACGATCTCCGTCACCGGCAGCACGCTCGCCACCGAACGATGCATCGACCGCCACGGCAGGCGCAGCGAGGTCATCGCGTCCTCCGTGCCCTGGCGGGCCCCGAGCTTCGCCAGCCCGGAGAGCAGCAGCGTGAGGGTGAGCAGGATCGGTGCGGCCAGCAGCACGGTCATCGGTGAGAGTCCTTCCCGCCGGCCGGGTCCCCGGCCGAGCGTCTGCCCTCCATTGTCGCGGACGAGCGCGCGCGGAGGCACGGCCGGTCCCCTTCGCGGACGGGTCACGAATCGGTGACGTCGCGGATTCCGCGGCCAGACCTCTCGTCCCAGGACGCTCATGGCACTACGGTTGTCAGGAAACTGCTCATCGAGGAACGTCAGGGGAGCCGGGGGCACCGGAGGGCACACTCACCGGTGCGGCGCCGGCACGAGGTGCAGTCAGGTGGTCATGTCGTTGGCAGAGGACGCGCTGGGCGCGAGCGCCCGCGGGACGGAGACGCCCCCGCAGGCGCTCCCGGCCGTGCCGCGCCCCGGGACCTTCAGGCGGCTTCGCCTCCTCTCCGTGCTCCTCATGGTGGCGCTCGACGTGCTCGCGATCGTCGCCGCGGCGGGCTGCGCGATCCTGGTGCGGCGGTGGGCCCTGGGCCCGGCTGCCGATCTCTCCGCGAACGTGCTGGACAGCGCCGCGCCGATCGCGCTCGGGTTCCTGCTCGCGATCGCCGTGTGCGGCGGGTACGACCCGCGACTGGTGCCCTCGGGCACCGAGCTGATGCGCACCCTGCAGTACGCCACCCTCGCTGCCGCCGGGCTCAGCGGAACCATCGTCTACCTCGCCGACATCGAGCTCTCCCGCGCCTTCTTCCTGGCGTTCTTCCTGCTGGGGCCGCCGCTCATGCTCGCGCACCGGATGGCGCTGCGCCGGATGCTCGGCGCCGCGCGGCGCCACGGTCGTTTCCGCCAGGGCGTGCTCGCCGTCGGCTCCCTCGACCACATCGACGGGATCGCCCGCACCCTGCACCGTGAGCGCTGGCTCGGGTACGACGTGGTGGGGGCGGTGACGCCGGCCGGCACGCAGGACGCCTCCGCGCTCGGGATCCCCGTGCTGGGCGGCGAGGATGATCTGCTGCGGATCACCCAGGAGGTGCGCCCCGGCATCCTCCTCTTCACCGCCGGCGCCACCGCCACCGCGGAGGAGTTCCGCCGCACCGCCTGGAAGCTGGAGCATGAGGACGTGCGCGTGATCGTGGTGCCGCGGCTCACCGAGAT encodes the following:
- a CDS encoding ABC transporter ATP-binding protein, translating into MPVRRPWANTAEDVAQLREVFTLVPWRMRWRVIGLLVAAAVAALLDLLAVASMLPLTQLLATPDASGGRIAALLVPLLGTDDRGALVLALALFVAAAFVVKNLSVVVIRWWSLGITHRASSAVQAEVLTRYMAAPYVSHRRRSRGRIMQVLAGAVPATFNGVLLGYITVTVYGVTVLLLAAALLVAAPLASLAAIVVFGGAALLVSAVLRPRSFRNGQEMLALETESWRILGPAVDGFRDARIFRRERYFTDGYDRNRSDVAHVGRLRAILSELPKYVLEIVMVLGIFLVALILFASNDDTAAAIGLLAMFAAASLRLVPSLNTVVATYNAIVSCRPSLAMLREELEDLARDDDLVARASAGTEDPALFPRDDIEIDELGFRYPDGVDDVLRDITVTIPVGRTVALVGGSGAGKTTFADILAGLLTATSGSVTVGSVDIAEHSRSWLSHVAMVSQKVHLWDETLRNLITFGQADGEVDEEHLADVVRQARLQEFVDGLPDGLATRAGENGSRLSGGQAQRIGIARALYARPQVLILDEATSALDNETEHYITETIEELRGQITVVVVAHRLSTVKHADEILYFADGRLRSRGTMAQLQATDPTFARLVELGSLD
- a CDS encoding glycosyltransferase family 2 protein, whose amino-acid sequence is MSTLQSAATPAPRDGGEVRVALIILTHDRHRFVEEAVAAARAQTYPHLELIISDDGSTDPSLLRLLDAFEAEGLTVLRHRPGGIGASVNAAVHAADATYVMRLDDDDLIDPPYVAEAVAAAQADPSVGIVYCRADFFGDVGGPWRLPDLDIGMILLDNLIFSTALYRREDWLAVGGYDETMREGREDHDFVLRILGLGRRVIRLDGTYFHYRRHDLGSVNAEVGESREALIRAHATIFRNNLPLYEKHAEEFWRRLFLRVDEANDLRHRYAALERLRSRAPGAVRIARRVRVGAHGLARRASALRRPKTP
- a CDS encoding sugar transferase, translating into MSLAEDALGASARGTETPPQALPAVPRPGTFRRLRLLSVLLMVALDVLAIVAAAGCAILVRRWALGPAADLSANVLDSAAPIALGFLLAIAVCGGYDPRLVPSGTELMRTLQYATLAAAGLSGTIVYLADIELSRAFFLAFFLLGPPLMLAHRMALRRMLGAARRHGRFRQGVLAVGSLDHIDGIARTLHRERWLGYDVVGAVTPAGTQDASALGIPVLGGEDDLLRITQEVRPGILLFTAGATATAEEFRRTAWKLEHEDVRVIVVPRLTEISADRLRMRPVAGLPLVHMDMPRARAALKGGKRLFDLVASAAMLAVLAPVLAAVALRVRLHDGGPVIFRQRRVGREGEGFEMLKFRTMVTDAEAVQVEMAERVMQDRGNAVMFKMRDDPRITRPGRFLRSYSLDELPQLWNVLRGDMSLVGPRPALPREATGYDGDAQRRLSVRPGITGLWQVSGRSDLSWEDTVRLDLYYVDNWSFTQDLQILVRTVRAVLASSGAY
- a CDS encoding glycosyltransferase family 2 protein — translated: MQAAAGFSVIIPTLQRADGLQGVALRCARHPLVREVLVINNAPEPLPFTDPKLRVLQQETNIFVNPAWNLGAREATGELLAIVNDDVEFADEALTHAARILRRGLFGIVGPDLSTFHDDGSRRISHRLARHDAPTRRFGTFMCLRRSDYVPIPDELQIWGGDDWLIANQRRPPAALIRTPFRTDMSTTTRAAEFQRRFDAEQEALRTLLAPIRGRRWWHRAQHAHEVVRNAIHRRTDR
- a CDS encoding MauE/DoxX family redox-associated membrane protein; its protein translation is MTVLLAAPILLTLTLLLSGLAKLGARQGTEDAMTSLRLPWRSMHRSVASVLPVTEIVLALGLWFPFVPLQVLVAVVIALLLVTYLVIIARALRFEEQVECSCFGTLASPTVSGTTLGRNLMLVGLGVLTVIAAASGLLTAALVQAPLTVMGLGAALLLAVVLTALTLGGAVPETAPAEASPSDRARSGTAAPAPATIVEAEVGSAPESGPGDGNEELLDYERTAIPAAVVQRVDGRLSTLRQLASHRAALLVFVSEGCGPCERVLDQGPGWLEALSPVLDVHFVFATPLDHRRERTVQRIGDHALHDLQSVARGALGARSAPSAVLLGADGLLAGGPVTGGSEVIGFVEEILEQLQEAQQPGERPAAESPSPAS
- a CDS encoding low molecular weight phosphatase family protein codes for the protein MTSPDAAPASPPGLSVLFVCTGNVCRSPFAELLLRAQVPGLAVASRGIHALAGEPMERQMAAELARRGGDPEGFRARQVTVADLGADLVLTMSPRQRRFLVEEHPAAARRSGLLGHVPQLAALAAAHGGLDRDVIAQWSRARHPGGQEVPDPYRRPPEVAAATAARLEDLLGQLAPLLAAAR
- a CDS encoding glycosyltransferase family 4 protein yields the protein MRLDHMSTGLYSSWDLDDPSAWSGVIQPAARALRASLDLTPLSPAMPRDALVDRAQARLSSRPVLPAHSIATARRRSAALAATARRARIDAVVALASSTDLVRPLGVPTIQVTDATFDLVRDFYPMFSGLGPLGGFQGRWVERRAARGTAHFVVTSDWARTSLIDDVRITPERITVAPFGPAIAPAASPRPRRAEGGPLRLLLVASDWERKNGAAALAIAARLRELREIELVVVGDAPAEAGHLARLVGRLDPDELSALYARSDVLLDPSRANASGVVITDALHHGLPVLAADVGGVRNLVTEDSGWLVSAADIVPDAVRILAHVSPAELVARSRAATAHARHRLTWEAWAATLAALEIPSVTPRRS
- a CDS encoding sugar transferase; the protein is MSLSEDALRWGRTAVASESEVRAGSAATRLRTVLVVVLLLADVCALLLAMLGAYVIRQSLLGPASDLSAHVLDSVWIIALGWLVAIALFGGYDPRLVPAGTDLYRNLLHATLAAAGIVGTIVFLTGTELSRAYFLAFFLLGPPLLLLVRLALRRWLNGARTRGLFREGVLAVGSLAHVDGIARTLQRERWLGYDVIGALTPAGRPGTRSRAGIPVLGSEEDVLRIAELERPGVLLFAAGAFTSAEEFRRTAWKLEHKDIRVIVVPALSEIAADRIRMRPVAGLPLVHMDLPRSRAALKWTKRAFDVAASAVLLVLLAPVLAAISLRIRAEDGGPVIFRQNRVGREGEGFEMLKFRTMVTDAEAVQVEMAERVMQDRGNAVMFKMRNDPRITPPGRFLRRYSLDELPQLWNVLRGDMSLVGPRPALPREVAAYDEDAHRRLSVRPGITGLWQVSGRSDLAWEDTVRLDLYYVDNWAFTQDLQILVRTVRAVLASSGAY
- a CDS encoding glycosyltransferase family 4 protein; the protein is MGSGRAQGAGRRGDGSRPTVLGLFDWTPPTDGSARLRDPETPLPYRADLLPSVSGLGLEVLSPARGRVHRKLRDVVEHRSGVAVDLALRGLPRARTAAAVLAFLEPQLAALAWLRRRRASPYARIPAVGISCWWAEELVAGTRDPRQVREVVAGLDRLFVLSSNQHEIFERAGVPGEKVVPVLFGADHRHFTPVSAAERYDVLAVGVDRGRDWETLLEAARRIPHRRVDIITGTGRIPADEVPANVTVHPPTGFAAYRAALQAARLVVVPSLDLAYPTGQSVMLEAMACGRCVVVTATRAMAEYIGDGTAVLSTPPGDPGALAVVIDEMLSDDAGRAAVGLMAREAVERRFTFEGMWTRIGEELTALL